Proteins co-encoded in one Astatotilapia calliptera chromosome 18, fAstCal1.2, whole genome shotgun sequence genomic window:
- the tnk2b gene encoding activated CDC42 kinase 1 isoform X7 — translation MRRFDKLKKTFPFLARFHVYRKLGSSMQCEEGTEWLLELLMEVQLQQYFLRIRDDLNVTRLSHFDYVKNEDLEKIGMGRPGQRRLWEAVKRRKAMCKRKSWMSKVFSGKRPDGGDIPQQGQPASSFRKLSPTPPLGVGEGVLATQPSGGTLLDGQQQGLTCLIPEKDLTLFEKLGDGSFGVVKRGEWLTPAGKLNVAVKCLKTDVLSQPDALEDFICEVNVMHSLDHQNLIRLYGVVLTHPMKMVTELAPLGSLLERLRCVRPQGPVLIHTLCQYAVQVACGMAYLEQRRFIHRDLAARNILLASAHRVKIGDFGLMRALPNNHEHYVMQEHRKVPFAWCAPESLKTRTFSHATDTWMFGVTLWEMFTHGQEPWLGLNGSQILHKIDKEGERLPKPEDCPQDIYNVMLQCWAQKPDDRPTFVALREFLLESMPTDMCALQDFDEPDKLQIQVDDIITIIEGRAENYWWRGQNKRTLKVRQFPRNVVTSVAGLSAHDISRPLKNSFIHTGHGDTNPHRCWGFPDRIDDLYLGNPMDPPDVLGLDLSAAQPTQLAGRAKKPSYDPVNEEEDLTSAGLKRLSLRKTGSVKGLKLKPAVWVSASKQGGCRTLGSGQNTNSEVSLIDFGEEYPISTPSPSPVVEIPIPLLAKLALEAENLLDRTPPQSPSKSLPRPLHPTPVVDWDARPLPPPPAYDDVAQDEDDMEVSSINSSEQQNEAEHSDGRNPEETLSSGQKVNDEALVSRGSDRQGLEDNLFLPSKHSQSLSTSFSQSAEIFQELQQECMRRLNVPAASAPRSCSPLQSSVSCPQTPQSLQTHEGQQQSVLSCNEDRPQIPPRVPIPPRPIKKGDYTSGRWSRDLSLSPVPTETTENVSGAGQERPPQIPPRDPLSQPGSRTPSPMGLVVGSPQQRLYSVSPNTMQAAITTCPPTHTYSSYLSTSPGKLMPTTHSFASDPKYAAPKVIQAQVQGKDAASKGPCILPIVRDGRKVSNTHYYLLPERPPYLDRFDRFFREAESLPANDVEEKHVRQANTATVRPMVVSSHTLQGHTQVQGLVQPGGDLKANFSSNNNSNLGWPRSGMKSSVSLPRVSSDGLTAPAVTAFCTRTDGGGNSADRVKMVQEAVHGVTMEECQAALQNHNWNVQQAVHYLKVEQLFCLGLRSRSECLKLLEMCDWNLEVASTHMLDNYGSTTRQRR, via the exons ATGCGACGCTTTGACAAGCTGAAAAAGACATTCCCCTTCCTGGCACGCTTTCACGTGTATCGA AAACTGGGCAGCAGCATGCAATGTGAGGAAGGGACGGAATGGTTGCTGGAACTGCTGATGGAAGTGCAGCTGCAGCAGTACTTCTTACGGATCCGAGATGACCTTAACGTCACACGGCTGTCGCACTTTGACTACGTAAAGAATGAAGACCTGGAGAAAATCGGCATGGGTCGACCCG GGCAGAGAAGGCTGTGGGAGGCCGTGAAAAGGAGGAAAGCCATGTGCAAGCGCAAGTCCTGGATGAGCAAG GTTTTTAGTGGTAAACGTCCAGATGGAGGAGACATACCCCAGCAGGGTCAACCGGCTTCCTCGTTTCGTAAGCTGTCTCCCACACCACCTCTGGGCGTCGGGGAGGGAGTCCTAGCCACGCAGCCCAGTGGTGGCACTCTCCTCGACGGGCAGCAGCAGGGTCTGACCTGCCTCATCCCAGAGAAGGACTTGACGCTGTTTGAGAAGCTGGGCGATGGCTCATTTGGCGTCGTGAAGAGGGGAGAGTGGTTGACACCTGCGGGGAAG ctGAACGTGGCTGTGAAGTGTCTGAAGACAGATGTGCTCAGTCAGCCCGACGCTCTGGAGGATTTCATCTGTGAGGTCAACGTCATGCACTCGCTGGACCATCAAAACCTGATCCGCCTCTACGGTGTGGTGCTCACACACCCAATGAAGATG GTGACTGAACTGGCACCTCTCGGTTCTCTGCTGGAGCGTTTGCGCTGCGTTCGTCCTCAAGGCCCAGTGTTGATCCACACTCTGTGTCAGTATGCTGTGCAGGTGGCTTGTGGCATGGCTTATCTGGAGCAGAGGAGGTTCATCCACAGGGACCTGGCAGCGAG GAACATCCTGCTGGCCTCGGCTCACAGAGTGAAGATTGGTGACTTTGGCCTGATGAGGGCGCTGCCTAACAACCACGAGCACTATGTCATGCAGGAGCATCGCAAGGTCCCCTTTGCGTG GTGTGCCCCAGAGAGTTTAAAGACCAGAACCTTCTCCCATGCAACAGACACTTGGATGTTTGGAGTCACCCTCTGGGAGATGTTCACACACGGTCAGGAGCCTTGGCTGGGTCTTAATGGTAGTCAG ATTCTCCATAAAATTGATAAAGAGGGTGAGCGCCTCCCTAAGCCAGAGGATTGTCCACAGGATATCTATAACGTCATGCTGCAGTGCTGGGCTCAGAAACCTGATGACAGACCAACTTTTGTTGCTCTACGCGAGTTCCTGCTCGAG TCTATGCCTACAGACATGTGTGCTCTCCAGGACTTTGATGAGCCTGACAAACTCCAGATCCAGGTCGATGACATTATCACCATCATAGAGGGGAG GGCAGAGAATTATTGGTGGCGAGGTCAAAATAAACGCACCCTTAAGGTCAGGCAGTTCCCCAGGAATGTGGTGACTTCTGTAGCAGGGTTGTCTGCACACGACATCAGTCGTCCACTCAAGAACAGCTTCATCCACACAGGACATGGAGACACCAATCCCCATCGCTGCTGGGGCTTCCCTGATAGGATCGATGA TTTGTACCTCGGGAATCCCATGGATCCTCCTGACGTTCTGGGCTTGGACCTCAGTGCTGCACAGCCCACACAGCTAGCAGGACGAGCTAAAA AACCTTCCTATGACCCAGTAAATGAGGAGGAGGATCTGACCTCTGCGGGACTAAAGAGATTATCACTTCGCAAAACGGGTTCTGTGAAAGGCCTCAAACTTAAACCGGCCGTGTGGGTCTCTGCTTCCAAACAGGGAGGTTGCAGGACTTTAGGCTCAGGCCAGAACACTAACAGTGAAGTGTCCCTCATTGACTTTGGGGAAGAGTACCCAATATCCACACCGTCCCCCTCTCCCGTGGTTGAAATTCCGATTCCTCTATTGGCCAAGTTGGCTTTGGAAGCAGAAAATCTCCTGGACAGGACTCCACCTCAAAGCCCATCCAAATCATTGCCCCGCCCCCTTCACCCTACGCCAGTAGTGGACTGGGATGCACGGCCATTACCCCCACCCCCAGCTTATGACGATGTAGCACAAGATGAGGATGATATGGAG GTGAGCTCCATCAACAGCTCGGAGCAGCAGAATGAGGCAGAGCATAGTGATGGCCGCAATCCAGAAGAAACTCTGTCCTCTGGGCAGAAGGTCAATGATGAGGCTCTAGTCTCCAGAGGTTCAGACAGACAAGGTCTGGAAGACAACCTGTTTCTCCCCAGCAAGCACAGCCAGAGCCTGTCCACCTCTTTTTCACAGTCTGCAGAGATCTTTCAAGAACTTCAACAAGAGTGCATGAGGAGGCTCAATGTACCGGCAGCAAGTGCTCCTCGTTCGTGCTCGCCATTGCAGAGCTCAGTCTCGTGTCCCCAGACTCCTCAAAGTCTCCAAACCCATGAGGGACAACAGCAGAGTGTCCTTTCCTGTAACGAGGACCGACCCCAGATCCCCCCACGAGTTCCCATCCCCCCTCGCCCCATAAAGAAGGGTGACTACACCTCTGGCCGCTGGTCAAGGGACCTCTCCCTTTCTCCAGTGCCGACTGAAACCACGGAAAACGTTTCAGGTGCAGGACAGGAACGACCACCTCAAATCCCTCCCAGAGACCCTTTGTCTCAGCCTGGATCAAGAACTCCAAGCCCAATGGGTCTGGTAGTGGGTTCCCCCCAGCAGAGGCTTTACTCTGTCAGCCCCAACACAATGCAGGCTGCCATTACAACctgcccacccacacacacctaCAGCTCCTACCTCTCTACCTCTCCGGGTAAACTCATGCCTACTACACACAGCTTTGCTTCGGACCCCAAATATGCTGCACCCAAAGTGATCCAGGCCCAGGTGCAGGGGAAGGACGCTGCTAGCAAGGGCCCCTGTATCCTGCCTATCGTCCGTGACGGGCGTAAAGTCAGTAACACCCACTATTACCTTCTGCCAGAGAGGCCACCGTATCTCGATCGATTCGATCGCTTCTTCAGGGAGGCTGAAAGCCTTCCTGCCAACGATGTGGAAGAAAAGCATGTACGGCAAGCCAACACAGCCACGGTCAGACCAATGGTGGTCAGCAGTCACACACTGCAGGGGCACACCCAGGTGCAGGGGCTGGTCCAGCCGGGTGGGGACCTGAAAGCCAATTTCTCCTCCAATAATAACAGCAATCTGGGTTGGCCACGGTCAGGGATGAAGAGTTCAGTTAGTCTTCCTCGCGTCTCTTCAGACGGGCTGACAGCACCAGCAGTCACTGCTTTCTGTACCAGGACAGACGGAGGAGGGAACTCAGCTGATAGGGTCAAGATG GTGCAGGAGGCGGTTCACGGTGTGACGATGGAGGAGTGCCAGGCCGCCCTCCAGAACCACAACTGGAATGTCCAGCAAGCTGTGCATTATCTAAAG GTAGAACAGTTGTTCTGTTTGGGCCTGAGGAGCAGATCAGAGTGTCTAAAGCTGCTGGAGATGTGTGACTGGAACCTGGAGGTGGCCAGCACTCACATGCTGGATAACTATGGATCTACAACAAGGCAAAG ACGGTGA
- the tnk2b gene encoding activated CDC42 kinase 1 isoform X11 — MRRFDKLKKTFPFLARFHVYRKLGSSMQCEEGTEWLLELLMEVQLQQYFLRIRDDLNVTRLSHFDYVKNEDLEKIGMGRPGQRRLWEAVKRRKAMCKRKSWMSKVFSGKRPDGGDIPQQGQPASSFRKLSPTPPLGVGEGVLATQPSGGTLLDGQQQGLTCLIPEKDLTLFEKLGDGSFGVVKRGEWLTPAGKVLNVAVKCLKTDVLSQPDALEDFICEVNVMHSLDHQNLIRLYGVVLTHPMKMVTELAPLGSLLERLRCVRPQGPVLIHTLCQYAVQVACGMAYLEQRRFIHRDLAARNILLASAHRVKIGDFGLMRALPNNHEHYVMQEHRKVPFAWCAPESLKTRTFSHATDTWMFGVTLWEMFTHGQEPWLGLNGSQILHKIDKEGERLPKPEDCPQDIYNVMLQCWAQKPDDRPTFVALREFLLESMPTDMCALQDFDEPDKLQIQVDDIITIIEGRAENYWWRGQNKRTLKVRQFPRNVVTSVAGLSAHDISRPLKNSFIHTGHGDTNPHRCWGFPDRIDDLYLGNPMDPPDVLGLDLSAAQPTQLAGRAKKPSYDPVNEEEDLTSAGLKRLSLRKTGSVKGLKLKPAVWVSASKQGGCRTLGSGQNTNSEVSLIDFGEEYPISTPSPSPVVEIPIPLLAKLALEAENLLDRTPPQSPSKSLPRPLHPTPVVDWDARPLPPPPAYDDVAQDEDDMEVSSINSSEQQNEAEHSDGRNPEETLSSGQKVNDEALVSRGSDRQGLEDNLFLPSKHSQSLSTSFSQSAEIFQELQQECMRRLNVPAASAPRSCSPLQSSVSCPQTPQSLQTHEGQQQSVLSCNEDRPQIPPRVPIPPRPIKKGDYTSGRWSRDLSLSPVPTETTENVSGAGQERPPQIPPRDPLSQPGSRTPSPMGLVVGSPQQRLYSVSPNTMQAAITTCPPTHTYSSYLSTSPGKLMPTTHSFASDPKYAAPKVIQAQVQGKDAASKGPCILPIVRDGRKVSNTHYYLLPERPPYLDRFDRFFREAESLPANDVEEKHVRQANTATVRPMVVSSHTLQGHTQVQGLVQPGGDLKANFSSNNNSNLGWPRSGMKSSVSLPRVSSDGLTAPAVTAFCTRTDGGGNSADRVKMVQEAVHGVTMEECQAALQNHNWNVQQAVHYLKVEQLFCLGLRSRSECLKLLEMCDWNLEVASTHMLDNYGSTTRQR; from the exons ATGCGACGCTTTGACAAGCTGAAAAAGACATTCCCCTTCCTGGCACGCTTTCACGTGTATCGA AAACTGGGCAGCAGCATGCAATGTGAGGAAGGGACGGAATGGTTGCTGGAACTGCTGATGGAAGTGCAGCTGCAGCAGTACTTCTTACGGATCCGAGATGACCTTAACGTCACACGGCTGTCGCACTTTGACTACGTAAAGAATGAAGACCTGGAGAAAATCGGCATGGGTCGACCCG GGCAGAGAAGGCTGTGGGAGGCCGTGAAAAGGAGGAAAGCCATGTGCAAGCGCAAGTCCTGGATGAGCAAG GTTTTTAGTGGTAAACGTCCAGATGGAGGAGACATACCCCAGCAGGGTCAACCGGCTTCCTCGTTTCGTAAGCTGTCTCCCACACCACCTCTGGGCGTCGGGGAGGGAGTCCTAGCCACGCAGCCCAGTGGTGGCACTCTCCTCGACGGGCAGCAGCAGGGTCTGACCTGCCTCATCCCAGAGAAGGACTTGACGCTGTTTGAGAAGCTGGGCGATGGCTCATTTGGCGTCGTGAAGAGGGGAGAGTGGTTGACACCTGCGGGGAAGGTG ctGAACGTGGCTGTGAAGTGTCTGAAGACAGATGTGCTCAGTCAGCCCGACGCTCTGGAGGATTTCATCTGTGAGGTCAACGTCATGCACTCGCTGGACCATCAAAACCTGATCCGCCTCTACGGTGTGGTGCTCACACACCCAATGAAGATG GTGACTGAACTGGCACCTCTCGGTTCTCTGCTGGAGCGTTTGCGCTGCGTTCGTCCTCAAGGCCCAGTGTTGATCCACACTCTGTGTCAGTATGCTGTGCAGGTGGCTTGTGGCATGGCTTATCTGGAGCAGAGGAGGTTCATCCACAGGGACCTGGCAGCGAG GAACATCCTGCTGGCCTCGGCTCACAGAGTGAAGATTGGTGACTTTGGCCTGATGAGGGCGCTGCCTAACAACCACGAGCACTATGTCATGCAGGAGCATCGCAAGGTCCCCTTTGCGTG GTGTGCCCCAGAGAGTTTAAAGACCAGAACCTTCTCCCATGCAACAGACACTTGGATGTTTGGAGTCACCCTCTGGGAGATGTTCACACACGGTCAGGAGCCTTGGCTGGGTCTTAATGGTAGTCAG ATTCTCCATAAAATTGATAAAGAGGGTGAGCGCCTCCCTAAGCCAGAGGATTGTCCACAGGATATCTATAACGTCATGCTGCAGTGCTGGGCTCAGAAACCTGATGACAGACCAACTTTTGTTGCTCTACGCGAGTTCCTGCTCGAG TCTATGCCTACAGACATGTGTGCTCTCCAGGACTTTGATGAGCCTGACAAACTCCAGATCCAGGTCGATGACATTATCACCATCATAGAGGGGAG GGCAGAGAATTATTGGTGGCGAGGTCAAAATAAACGCACCCTTAAGGTCAGGCAGTTCCCCAGGAATGTGGTGACTTCTGTAGCAGGGTTGTCTGCACACGACATCAGTCGTCCACTCAAGAACAGCTTCATCCACACAGGACATGGAGACACCAATCCCCATCGCTGCTGGGGCTTCCCTGATAGGATCGATGA TTTGTACCTCGGGAATCCCATGGATCCTCCTGACGTTCTGGGCTTGGACCTCAGTGCTGCACAGCCCACACAGCTAGCAGGACGAGCTAAAA AACCTTCCTATGACCCAGTAAATGAGGAGGAGGATCTGACCTCTGCGGGACTAAAGAGATTATCACTTCGCAAAACGGGTTCTGTGAAAGGCCTCAAACTTAAACCGGCCGTGTGGGTCTCTGCTTCCAAACAGGGAGGTTGCAGGACTTTAGGCTCAGGCCAGAACACTAACAGTGAAGTGTCCCTCATTGACTTTGGGGAAGAGTACCCAATATCCACACCGTCCCCCTCTCCCGTGGTTGAAATTCCGATTCCTCTATTGGCCAAGTTGGCTTTGGAAGCAGAAAATCTCCTGGACAGGACTCCACCTCAAAGCCCATCCAAATCATTGCCCCGCCCCCTTCACCCTACGCCAGTAGTGGACTGGGATGCACGGCCATTACCCCCACCCCCAGCTTATGACGATGTAGCACAAGATGAGGATGATATGGAG GTGAGCTCCATCAACAGCTCGGAGCAGCAGAATGAGGCAGAGCATAGTGATGGCCGCAATCCAGAAGAAACTCTGTCCTCTGGGCAGAAGGTCAATGATGAGGCTCTAGTCTCCAGAGGTTCAGACAGACAAGGTCTGGAAGACAACCTGTTTCTCCCCAGCAAGCACAGCCAGAGCCTGTCCACCTCTTTTTCACAGTCTGCAGAGATCTTTCAAGAACTTCAACAAGAGTGCATGAGGAGGCTCAATGTACCGGCAGCAAGTGCTCCTCGTTCGTGCTCGCCATTGCAGAGCTCAGTCTCGTGTCCCCAGACTCCTCAAAGTCTCCAAACCCATGAGGGACAACAGCAGAGTGTCCTTTCCTGTAACGAGGACCGACCCCAGATCCCCCCACGAGTTCCCATCCCCCCTCGCCCCATAAAGAAGGGTGACTACACCTCTGGCCGCTGGTCAAGGGACCTCTCCCTTTCTCCAGTGCCGACTGAAACCACGGAAAACGTTTCAGGTGCAGGACAGGAACGACCACCTCAAATCCCTCCCAGAGACCCTTTGTCTCAGCCTGGATCAAGAACTCCAAGCCCAATGGGTCTGGTAGTGGGTTCCCCCCAGCAGAGGCTTTACTCTGTCAGCCCCAACACAATGCAGGCTGCCATTACAACctgcccacccacacacacctaCAGCTCCTACCTCTCTACCTCTCCGGGTAAACTCATGCCTACTACACACAGCTTTGCTTCGGACCCCAAATATGCTGCACCCAAAGTGATCCAGGCCCAGGTGCAGGGGAAGGACGCTGCTAGCAAGGGCCCCTGTATCCTGCCTATCGTCCGTGACGGGCGTAAAGTCAGTAACACCCACTATTACCTTCTGCCAGAGAGGCCACCGTATCTCGATCGATTCGATCGCTTCTTCAGGGAGGCTGAAAGCCTTCCTGCCAACGATGTGGAAGAAAAGCATGTACGGCAAGCCAACACAGCCACGGTCAGACCAATGGTGGTCAGCAGTCACACACTGCAGGGGCACACCCAGGTGCAGGGGCTGGTCCAGCCGGGTGGGGACCTGAAAGCCAATTTCTCCTCCAATAATAACAGCAATCTGGGTTGGCCACGGTCAGGGATGAAGAGTTCAGTTAGTCTTCCTCGCGTCTCTTCAGACGGGCTGACAGCACCAGCAGTCACTGCTTTCTGTACCAGGACAGACGGAGGAGGGAACTCAGCTGATAGGGTCAAGATG GTGCAGGAGGCGGTTCACGGTGTGACGATGGAGGAGTGCCAGGCCGCCCTCCAGAACCACAACTGGAATGTCCAGCAAGCTGTGCATTATCTAAAG GTAGAACAGTTGTTCTGTTTGGGCCTGAGGAGCAGATCAGAGTGTCTAAAGCTGCTGGAGATGTGTGACTGGAACCTGGAGGTGGCCAGCACTCACATGCTGGATAACTATGGATCTACAACAAGGCAAAGGTAG
- the tnk2b gene encoding activated CDC42 kinase 1 isoform X6, translating into MRRFDKLKKTFPFLARFHVYRKLGSSMQCEEGTEWLLELLMEVQLQQYFLRIRDDLNVTRLSHFDYVKNEDLEKIGMGRPGQRRLWEAVKRRKAMCKRKSWMSKVFSGKRPDGGDIPQQGQPASSFRKLSPTPPLGVGEGVLATQPSGGTLLDGQQQGLTCLIPEKDLTLFEKLGDGSFGVVKRGEWLTPAGKVLNVAVKCLKTDVLSQPDALEDFICEVNVMHSLDHQNLIRLYGVVLTHPMKMVTELAPLGSLLERLRCVRPQGPVLIHTLCQYAVQVACGMAYLEQRRFIHRDLAARNILLASAHRVKIGDFGLMRALPNNHEHYVMQEHRKVPFAWCAPESLKTRTFSHATDTWMFGVTLWEMFTHGQEPWLGLNGSQILHKIDKEGERLPKPEDCPQDIYNVMLQCWAQKPDDRPTFVALREFLLESMPTDMCALQDFDEPDKLQIQVDDIITIIEGRAENYWWRGQNKRTLKVRQFPRNVVTSVAGLSAHDISRPLKNSFIHTGHGDTNPHRCWGFPDRIDDLYLGNPMDPPDVLGLDLSAAQPTQLAGRAKKPSYDPVNEEEDLTSAGLKRLSLRKTGSVKGLKLKPAVWVSASKQGGCRTLGSGQNTNSEVSLIDFGEEYPISTPSPSPVVEIPIPLLAKLALEAENLLDRTPPQSPSKSLPRPLHPTPVVDWDARPLPPPPAYDDVAQDEDDMEVSSINSSEQQNEAEHSDGRNPEETLSSGQKVNDEALVSRGSDRQGLEDNLFLPSKHSQSLSTSFSQSAEIFQELQQECMRRLNVPAASAPRSCSPLQSSVSCPQTPQSLQTHEGQQQSVLSCNEDRPQIPPRVPIPPRPIKKGDYTSGRWSRDLSLSPVPTETTENVSGAGQERPPQIPPRDPLSQPGSRTPSPMGLVVGSPQQRLYSVSPNTMQAAITTCPPTHTYSSYLSTSPGKLMPTTHSFASDPKYAAPKVIQAQVQGKDAASKGPCILPIVRDGRKVSNTHYYLLPERPPYLDRFDRFFREAESLPANDVEEKHVRQANTATVRPMVVSSHTLQGHTQVQGLVQPGGDLKANFSSNNNSNLGWPRSGMKSSVSLPRVSSDGLTAPAVTAFCTRTDGGGNSADRVKMVQEAVHGVTMEECQAALQNHNWNVQQAVHYLKVEQLFCLGLRSRSECLKLLEMCDWNLEVASTHMLDNYGSTTRQRR; encoded by the exons ATGCGACGCTTTGACAAGCTGAAAAAGACATTCCCCTTCCTGGCACGCTTTCACGTGTATCGA AAACTGGGCAGCAGCATGCAATGTGAGGAAGGGACGGAATGGTTGCTGGAACTGCTGATGGAAGTGCAGCTGCAGCAGTACTTCTTACGGATCCGAGATGACCTTAACGTCACACGGCTGTCGCACTTTGACTACGTAAAGAATGAAGACCTGGAGAAAATCGGCATGGGTCGACCCG GGCAGAGAAGGCTGTGGGAGGCCGTGAAAAGGAGGAAAGCCATGTGCAAGCGCAAGTCCTGGATGAGCAAG GTTTTTAGTGGTAAACGTCCAGATGGAGGAGACATACCCCAGCAGGGTCAACCGGCTTCCTCGTTTCGTAAGCTGTCTCCCACACCACCTCTGGGCGTCGGGGAGGGAGTCCTAGCCACGCAGCCCAGTGGTGGCACTCTCCTCGACGGGCAGCAGCAGGGTCTGACCTGCCTCATCCCAGAGAAGGACTTGACGCTGTTTGAGAAGCTGGGCGATGGCTCATTTGGCGTCGTGAAGAGGGGAGAGTGGTTGACACCTGCGGGGAAGGTG ctGAACGTGGCTGTGAAGTGTCTGAAGACAGATGTGCTCAGTCAGCCCGACGCTCTGGAGGATTTCATCTGTGAGGTCAACGTCATGCACTCGCTGGACCATCAAAACCTGATCCGCCTCTACGGTGTGGTGCTCACACACCCAATGAAGATG GTGACTGAACTGGCACCTCTCGGTTCTCTGCTGGAGCGTTTGCGCTGCGTTCGTCCTCAAGGCCCAGTGTTGATCCACACTCTGTGTCAGTATGCTGTGCAGGTGGCTTGTGGCATGGCTTATCTGGAGCAGAGGAGGTTCATCCACAGGGACCTGGCAGCGAG GAACATCCTGCTGGCCTCGGCTCACAGAGTGAAGATTGGTGACTTTGGCCTGATGAGGGCGCTGCCTAACAACCACGAGCACTATGTCATGCAGGAGCATCGCAAGGTCCCCTTTGCGTG GTGTGCCCCAGAGAGTTTAAAGACCAGAACCTTCTCCCATGCAACAGACACTTGGATGTTTGGAGTCACCCTCTGGGAGATGTTCACACACGGTCAGGAGCCTTGGCTGGGTCTTAATGGTAGTCAG ATTCTCCATAAAATTGATAAAGAGGGTGAGCGCCTCCCTAAGCCAGAGGATTGTCCACAGGATATCTATAACGTCATGCTGCAGTGCTGGGCTCAGAAACCTGATGACAGACCAACTTTTGTTGCTCTACGCGAGTTCCTGCTCGAG TCTATGCCTACAGACATGTGTGCTCTCCAGGACTTTGATGAGCCTGACAAACTCCAGATCCAGGTCGATGACATTATCACCATCATAGAGGGGAG GGCAGAGAATTATTGGTGGCGAGGTCAAAATAAACGCACCCTTAAGGTCAGGCAGTTCCCCAGGAATGTGGTGACTTCTGTAGCAGGGTTGTCTGCACACGACATCAGTCGTCCACTCAAGAACAGCTTCATCCACACAGGACATGGAGACACCAATCCCCATCGCTGCTGGGGCTTCCCTGATAGGATCGATGA TTTGTACCTCGGGAATCCCATGGATCCTCCTGACGTTCTGGGCTTGGACCTCAGTGCTGCACAGCCCACACAGCTAGCAGGACGAGCTAAAA AACCTTCCTATGACCCAGTAAATGAGGAGGAGGATCTGACCTCTGCGGGACTAAAGAGATTATCACTTCGCAAAACGGGTTCTGTGAAAGGCCTCAAACTTAAACCGGCCGTGTGGGTCTCTGCTTCCAAACAGGGAGGTTGCAGGACTTTAGGCTCAGGCCAGAACACTAACAGTGAAGTGTCCCTCATTGACTTTGGGGAAGAGTACCCAATATCCACACCGTCCCCCTCTCCCGTGGTTGAAATTCCGATTCCTCTATTGGCCAAGTTGGCTTTGGAAGCAGAAAATCTCCTGGACAGGACTCCACCTCAAAGCCCATCCAAATCATTGCCCCGCCCCCTTCACCCTACGCCAGTAGTGGACTGGGATGCACGGCCATTACCCCCACCCCCAGCTTATGACGATGTAGCACAAGATGAGGATGATATGGAG GTGAGCTCCATCAACAGCTCGGAGCAGCAGAATGAGGCAGAGCATAGTGATGGCCGCAATCCAGAAGAAACTCTGTCCTCTGGGCAGAAGGTCAATGATGAGGCTCTAGTCTCCAGAGGTTCAGACAGACAAGGTCTGGAAGACAACCTGTTTCTCCCCAGCAAGCACAGCCAGAGCCTGTCCACCTCTTTTTCACAGTCTGCAGAGATCTTTCAAGAACTTCAACAAGAGTGCATGAGGAGGCTCAATGTACCGGCAGCAAGTGCTCCTCGTTCGTGCTCGCCATTGCAGAGCTCAGTCTCGTGTCCCCAGACTCCTCAAAGTCTCCAAACCCATGAGGGACAACAGCAGAGTGTCCTTTCCTGTAACGAGGACCGACCCCAGATCCCCCCACGAGTTCCCATCCCCCCTCGCCCCATAAAGAAGGGTGACTACACCTCTGGCCGCTGGTCAAGGGACCTCTCCCTTTCTCCAGTGCCGACTGAAACCACGGAAAACGTTTCAGGTGCAGGACAGGAACGACCACCTCAAATCCCTCCCAGAGACCCTTTGTCTCAGCCTGGATCAAGAACTCCAAGCCCAATGGGTCTGGTAGTGGGTTCCCCCCAGCAGAGGCTTTACTCTGTCAGCCCCAACACAATGCAGGCTGCCATTACAACctgcccacccacacacacctaCAGCTCCTACCTCTCTACCTCTCCGGGTAAACTCATGCCTACTACACACAGCTTTGCTTCGGACCCCAAATATGCTGCACCCAAAGTGATCCAGGCCCAGGTGCAGGGGAAGGACGCTGCTAGCAAGGGCCCCTGTATCCTGCCTATCGTCCGTGACGGGCGTAAAGTCAGTAACACCCACTATTACCTTCTGCCAGAGAGGCCACCGTATCTCGATCGATTCGATCGCTTCTTCAGGGAGGCTGAAAGCCTTCCTGCCAACGATGTGGAAGAAAAGCATGTACGGCAAGCCAACACAGCCACGGTCAGACCAATGGTGGTCAGCAGTCACACACTGCAGGGGCACACCCAGGTGCAGGGGCTGGTCCAGCCGGGTGGGGACCTGAAAGCCAATTTCTCCTCCAATAATAACAGCAATCTGGGTTGGCCACGGTCAGGGATGAAGAGTTCAGTTAGTCTTCCTCGCGTCTCTTCAGACGGGCTGACAGCACCAGCAGTCACTGCTTTCTGTACCAGGACAGACGGAGGAGGGAACTCAGCTGATAGGGTCAAGATG GTGCAGGAGGCGGTTCACGGTGTGACGATGGAGGAGTGCCAGGCCGCCCTCCAGAACCACAACTGGAATGTCCAGCAAGCTGTGCATTATCTAAAG GTAGAACAGTTGTTCTGTTTGGGCCTGAGGAGCAGATCAGAGTGTCTAAAGCTGCTGGAGATGTGTGACTGGAACCTGGAGGTGGCCAGCACTCACATGCTGGATAACTATGGATCTACAACAAGGCAAAG ACGGTGA